One window of the Xiphias gladius isolate SHS-SW01 ecotype Sanya breed wild chromosome 11, ASM1685928v1, whole genome shotgun sequence genome contains the following:
- the ism1 gene encoding isthmin-1 isoform X2, whose translation MVRLAAELLLLLGLLLLTLHITVLRSSPLPQGNVTLSLDQDSALTENNVNAKSSSSAQLAPEDRRSGPEHRLVLPWAQGSNLHRDGPGTFLLDLHNFPDLSKADINGQNPNIQVTIEVVDGLEGHEPEKGLRKESKPNWSSPNWRNWWPHTSSSSSSSTTHQTEEHDRSYSSNSEDSNFLRPPADWDRKGGTGGGSKAQTEYDYMDGEGDWSNWSACSVTCGNGNQKRTRSCGYACTATESRTCDMPNCPGIEDAFKTAATEVSLLAGTDEFNATELFGVDTDSCERWMNCKSDFLKKYMTKVANDLPSCPCSYPTEVAYSTADVHDVPTRRDFRWKDASGPKEKLEIYKPTARYCIRSMLTLESTTLAAQHCCYDDNMKLITRGKGAGTPNLISTEFSADLHYKVDILPWIICKGDWSRYNQARPPNNGQKCPDNPQDEDYYKQFEEAREF comes from the exons ATGGTGCGACTGGCTGCggaactgctgctgctcctgggACTTCTTCTCCTTACCTTGCACATCACGGTGCTGCGGAGCAGTCCGCTGCCCCAGGGAAATGTAACTCTGAGCCTGGACCAGGACTCGGCACTTACAGAG AACAACGTAAATGCAAAAAGCAGCTCCTCTGCCCAGCTGGCTCCTGAAGACCGGAGGTCTGGTCCAGAACACCGGTTGGTCCTGCCCTGGGCACAAGGCAGCAACTTACACAGGGACGGCCCGGGCACTTTCCTCCTAGATCTGCACAATTTCCCCGACCTCTCCAAAGCCGATATCAATGGACAGAATCCCAACATACAG GTGACCATTGAAGTGGTGGACGGACTGGAGGGCCACGAGCCAGAGAAAGGCCTCAGAAAGGAGAGCAAACCCAACTGGTCTTCTCCCAACTGGAGGAACTGGTGGCCTCatacttcttcatcctcctcctcttccaccacGCATCAAACAGAGGAGCACGATCGCTCCTACAGTAGCAACAGTGAGGACAGCAACTTCCTCAGGCCGCCGGCAGACTGGGACAGGAAAGGAGGTACTGGGGGAGGAAGCAAAGCTCAAACTGAATATG ACTATATGGATGGAGAGGGGGACTGGAGTAACTGGTCAGCGTGCAGTGTGACCTGTGGAAACGGCAACCAGAAGAGGACCAGGTCATGTGGTTATGCCTGTACAGCCACGGAGTCCAGGACTTGTGACATGCCCAACTGTCCAG GTATTGAGGATGCCTTCAAGACAGCAGCTACCGAAGTCAGCCTGTTAGCTGGAACAGATGAGTTCAATGCCACAGAACTCTTTGGTGTTG ACACAGACAGCTGCGAGCGATGGATGAACTGCAAGAGCGACTTCTTGAAGAAGTACATGACCAAGGTGGCAAACGACCTCCCCAGCTGCCCTTGCTCTTACCCAACTGAGGTCGCGTACAGCACCGCAGATGTACATGATGTTCCCACACGCCGAGATTTCCGCTGGAAAGATGCCAGCGGGCCAAAAGAGAAGCTGGAGATCTACAAACCCACGGCCCGTTACTGCATCCGCTCCATGCTGACGCTGGAGTCCACCACGCTGGCCGCACAGCACTGCTGCTACGACGACAACATGAAGCTCATCACCCGCGGCAAAGGGGCTGGCACACCCAACCTCATCAGCACAGAGTTCTCAGCCGACCTGCACTACAAGGTCGACATCCTGCCCTGGATCATATGCAAAGGGGACTGGAGCCGCTACAACCAGGCCAGGCCGCCAAACAATGGGCAGAAATGTCCCGACAACCCTCAAGACGAGGACTACTACAAACAGTTTGAAGAAGCAAGGGAATTCTAG
- the sptlc3 gene encoding serine palmitoyltransferase 3, which produces MVRSAANGNSKTPLNQNGLKSEDIKRNGCHSQREKNGRGTGVASRQHRQECFEQAPIYVAVMTYLGFGIVTLFGYLRDFLRAVGLEKCHLAQEREEQKDFVPLYQDFENFYTRNLYMRVRDNWNRPVCSLPGPVFDLMERVSDDYNWTFRLTGRTIHNVINMGSYNYLGFAENNVDFLKTVADKTRQYGVGVCSTRQEIGNLSIHEELEKLVASFLGVESSMTFGMGFATNSMNIPALFGKGCLILSDELNHTSLILGARLSGATIRVFKHNNMHSLDKMLREAVCSGQPRTHRPWRKILIMVEGIYSMEGSVVRLPEIIALKKKYKAYLYLDEAHSIGAVGPSGRGVTELFDVNPDDVDVMMGTFTKSFGAAGGYIAGKKELVDYLRSHSHSAVYASAMSPPVTEQIIRALKCIVGKDGSTEGIRRIRQLAENTRYFRARLKEMGFIIYGNDDSPVVPVLLYMPGKVVAFAREMLERKIGVVVVGFPATPITEARARFCLSAAHTRAMLDQVLHHLNEVGDALCLKFSRRKYSSQLDLCDETDFELDS; this is translated from the exons AAAAATGGCCGAGGGACCGGTGTTGCCTCCAGGCAGCACAGGCAGGAGTGCTTTGAACAGGCGCCCATATATGTGGCTGTCATGACATACCTGGGCTTTGGCATCGTAACCCTGTTTGGCTACCTCAGAGATTTCCTCCGAGCCGTGGGCTTAGAGAAGTGCCACCTTgcccaggagagagaggaacagaag GATTTTGTACCACTTTATCAAGATTTTGAGAACTTCTACACTCGAAACCTGTACATGAGGGTGCGAGACAACTGGAACCGCCCCGTATGCAGCCTACCAGGACCTGTCTTTGACCtgatggagagggtgtctgaTGACTACAACTGGACATTCAG GTTAACTGGGAGGACGATACACAATGTCATCAACATGGGCTCTTACAACTACCTCGGTTTTGCTGAGAACAACGTTGATTTCCTGAAAACTGTAGCAGACAAAACACGCCAGTATGGGGTTGGAGTCTGCAGCACAAGGCAAGAAATAG GTAATCTGAGCATCCATGAAGAGCTGGAGAAACTTGTGGCCAGTTTCCTTGGAGTAGAGTCTTCCATGACTTTTGGGATGGGTTTCGCCACCAACTCAATGAACATTCCAGCACTTTTTGGCAAG GGTTGTTTGATATTGAGCGATGAGCTCAATCACACATCTCTCATCTTAGGGGCCAGACTGTCAGGAGCAACCATCCGGGTGTTCAAACACAACA ACATGCACAGTCTGGACAAGATGCTAAGAGAGGCAGTTTGCTCAGGGCAGCCTCGGACTCACAGACCCTGGAGGAAGATCCTCATCATGGTGGAAGGCATCTATAG CATGGAAGGCTCAGTGGTGCGACTACCAGAGATCATCGCTCTGAAGAAGAAGTATAAAGCGTATCTGTACCTGGATGAAGCCCACAGCATTGGAGCAGTGGGACCATCAGGTCGGGGCGTGACCGAGCTGTTTGATGTGAACCCAGATGATGTGGACGTGATGATGGGTACCTTCACAAAGAGTTTTGGGGCAGCTGGAGGCTACATCGCAGGGAAAAAG GAGCTGGTGGACTACCTGCGTAGTCATTCTCACAGTGCAGTGTACGCCTCTGCCATGTCCCCTCCTGTCACTGAGCAGATCATACGTGCCCTGAAGTGCATCGTAGGAAAAGACGGGAGCACGGAGG gCATTAGACGGATCCGCCAACTGGCAGAGAACACCAGGTATTTCAGGGCCAGACTGAAGGAAATGGGCTTCATCATCTATGGCAATGATGACTCGCCTGTGGTTCCAGTCCTGCTCTACATGCCAGGCAAAGTGGT GGCTTTCGCTCGAGAAATGCTGGAGAGGAAAATAGGTGTAGTGGTAGTCGGCTTTCCGGCCACGCCGATTACAGAGGCCCGAGCTCGCTTCTGTTTGTCTGCAGCACACACCAGAGCCATGCTGGACCag GTGCTGCACCATCTGAATGAGGTGGGAGACGCTCTCTGTCTGAAGTTCTCACGGCGAAAATATTCCTCTCAGCTTGACCTCTGTGATGAGACAGACTTTGAGCTGGACAGCTGA
- the ism1 gene encoding isthmin-1 isoform X1, whose translation MVRLAAELLLLLGLLLLTLHITVLRSSPLPQGNVTLSLDQDSALTEQNNVNAKSSSSAQLAPEDRRSGPEHRLVLPWAQGSNLHRDGPGTFLLDLHNFPDLSKADINGQNPNIQVTIEVVDGLEGHEPEKGLRKESKPNWSSPNWRNWWPHTSSSSSSSTTHQTEEHDRSYSSNSEDSNFLRPPADWDRKGGTGGGSKAQTEYDYMDGEGDWSNWSACSVTCGNGNQKRTRSCGYACTATESRTCDMPNCPGIEDAFKTAATEVSLLAGTDEFNATELFGVDTDSCERWMNCKSDFLKKYMTKVANDLPSCPCSYPTEVAYSTADVHDVPTRRDFRWKDASGPKEKLEIYKPTARYCIRSMLTLESTTLAAQHCCYDDNMKLITRGKGAGTPNLISTEFSADLHYKVDILPWIICKGDWSRYNQARPPNNGQKCPDNPQDEDYYKQFEEAREF comes from the exons ATGGTGCGACTGGCTGCggaactgctgctgctcctgggACTTCTTCTCCTTACCTTGCACATCACGGTGCTGCGGAGCAGTCCGCTGCCCCAGGGAAATGTAACTCTGAGCCTGGACCAGGACTCGGCACTTACAGAG CAGAACAACGTAAATGCAAAAAGCAGCTCCTCTGCCCAGCTGGCTCCTGAAGACCGGAGGTCTGGTCCAGAACACCGGTTGGTCCTGCCCTGGGCACAAGGCAGCAACTTACACAGGGACGGCCCGGGCACTTTCCTCCTAGATCTGCACAATTTCCCCGACCTCTCCAAAGCCGATATCAATGGACAGAATCCCAACATACAG GTGACCATTGAAGTGGTGGACGGACTGGAGGGCCACGAGCCAGAGAAAGGCCTCAGAAAGGAGAGCAAACCCAACTGGTCTTCTCCCAACTGGAGGAACTGGTGGCCTCatacttcttcatcctcctcctcttccaccacGCATCAAACAGAGGAGCACGATCGCTCCTACAGTAGCAACAGTGAGGACAGCAACTTCCTCAGGCCGCCGGCAGACTGGGACAGGAAAGGAGGTACTGGGGGAGGAAGCAAAGCTCAAACTGAATATG ACTATATGGATGGAGAGGGGGACTGGAGTAACTGGTCAGCGTGCAGTGTGACCTGTGGAAACGGCAACCAGAAGAGGACCAGGTCATGTGGTTATGCCTGTACAGCCACGGAGTCCAGGACTTGTGACATGCCCAACTGTCCAG GTATTGAGGATGCCTTCAAGACAGCAGCTACCGAAGTCAGCCTGTTAGCTGGAACAGATGAGTTCAATGCCACAGAACTCTTTGGTGTTG ACACAGACAGCTGCGAGCGATGGATGAACTGCAAGAGCGACTTCTTGAAGAAGTACATGACCAAGGTGGCAAACGACCTCCCCAGCTGCCCTTGCTCTTACCCAACTGAGGTCGCGTACAGCACCGCAGATGTACATGATGTTCCCACACGCCGAGATTTCCGCTGGAAAGATGCCAGCGGGCCAAAAGAGAAGCTGGAGATCTACAAACCCACGGCCCGTTACTGCATCCGCTCCATGCTGACGCTGGAGTCCACCACGCTGGCCGCACAGCACTGCTGCTACGACGACAACATGAAGCTCATCACCCGCGGCAAAGGGGCTGGCACACCCAACCTCATCAGCACAGAGTTCTCAGCCGACCTGCACTACAAGGTCGACATCCTGCCCTGGATCATATGCAAAGGGGACTGGAGCCGCTACAACCAGGCCAGGCCGCCAAACAATGGGCAGAAATGTCCCGACAACCCTCAAGACGAGGACTACTACAAACAGTTTGAAGAAGCAAGGGAATTCTAG
- the ism1 gene encoding isthmin-1 isoform X3 → MVRLAAELLLLLGLLLLTLHITVLRSSPLPQGNVTLSLDQDSALTEQNNVNAKSSSSAQLAPEDRRSGPEHRLVLPWAQGSNLHRDGPGTFLLDLHNFPDLSKADINGQNPNIQVTIEVVDGLEGHEPEKGLRKESKPNWSSPNWRNWWPHTSSSSSSSTTHQTEEHDRSYSSNSEDSNFLRPPADWDRKGDYMDGEGDWSNWSACSVTCGNGNQKRTRSCGYACTATESRTCDMPNCPGIEDAFKTAATEVSLLAGTDEFNATELFGVDTDSCERWMNCKSDFLKKYMTKVANDLPSCPCSYPTEVAYSTADVHDVPTRRDFRWKDASGPKEKLEIYKPTARYCIRSMLTLESTTLAAQHCCYDDNMKLITRGKGAGTPNLISTEFSADLHYKVDILPWIICKGDWSRYNQARPPNNGQKCPDNPQDEDYYKQFEEAREF, encoded by the exons ATGGTGCGACTGGCTGCggaactgctgctgctcctgggACTTCTTCTCCTTACCTTGCACATCACGGTGCTGCGGAGCAGTCCGCTGCCCCAGGGAAATGTAACTCTGAGCCTGGACCAGGACTCGGCACTTACAGAG CAGAACAACGTAAATGCAAAAAGCAGCTCCTCTGCCCAGCTGGCTCCTGAAGACCGGAGGTCTGGTCCAGAACACCGGTTGGTCCTGCCCTGGGCACAAGGCAGCAACTTACACAGGGACGGCCCGGGCACTTTCCTCCTAGATCTGCACAATTTCCCCGACCTCTCCAAAGCCGATATCAATGGACAGAATCCCAACATACAG GTGACCATTGAAGTGGTGGACGGACTGGAGGGCCACGAGCCAGAGAAAGGCCTCAGAAAGGAGAGCAAACCCAACTGGTCTTCTCCCAACTGGAGGAACTGGTGGCCTCatacttcttcatcctcctcctcttccaccacGCATCAAACAGAGGAGCACGATCGCTCCTACAGTAGCAACAGTGAGGACAGCAACTTCCTCAGGCCGCCGGCAGACTGGGACAGGAAAGGAG ACTATATGGATGGAGAGGGGGACTGGAGTAACTGGTCAGCGTGCAGTGTGACCTGTGGAAACGGCAACCAGAAGAGGACCAGGTCATGTGGTTATGCCTGTACAGCCACGGAGTCCAGGACTTGTGACATGCCCAACTGTCCAG GTATTGAGGATGCCTTCAAGACAGCAGCTACCGAAGTCAGCCTGTTAGCTGGAACAGATGAGTTCAATGCCACAGAACTCTTTGGTGTTG ACACAGACAGCTGCGAGCGATGGATGAACTGCAAGAGCGACTTCTTGAAGAAGTACATGACCAAGGTGGCAAACGACCTCCCCAGCTGCCCTTGCTCTTACCCAACTGAGGTCGCGTACAGCACCGCAGATGTACATGATGTTCCCACACGCCGAGATTTCCGCTGGAAAGATGCCAGCGGGCCAAAAGAGAAGCTGGAGATCTACAAACCCACGGCCCGTTACTGCATCCGCTCCATGCTGACGCTGGAGTCCACCACGCTGGCCGCACAGCACTGCTGCTACGACGACAACATGAAGCTCATCACCCGCGGCAAAGGGGCTGGCACACCCAACCTCATCAGCACAGAGTTCTCAGCCGACCTGCACTACAAGGTCGACATCCTGCCCTGGATCATATGCAAAGGGGACTGGAGCCGCTACAACCAGGCCAGGCCGCCAAACAATGGGCAGAAATGTCCCGACAACCCTCAAGACGAGGACTACTACAAACAGTTTGAAGAAGCAAGGGAATTCTAG